Sequence from the Fusobacterium sp. FSA-380-WT-3A genome:
AATGGGAGGAACTTGTATAGGTGGAGAATTATTTGAGCTTATTGGTTGTGAAAAAATTTTAACTAAGAGAGCTGTAAATGATAAAGTTAAAGAGAAAATTTTAACTTTAATCGACAATGAGAAAAAACGTTGGAGTGTAGAGGGAACAGATTTAGAAACTATGAGTATTGGAAATAGTGTAGGAGGACTTACAACTATTGAAGAAAAATCTTTAGGAGCTTTACATAAAATGGGACATAAACCAATAGAAGATGTACTTCAAATCAATAAAGATTTTATTGATAGGCCTACAAAACCAGGATTTTATTTGTCAGAAGTTACAATGCTTTGTGGAGGAGCAGGGGTAAACTATGCAGCTTTAGGAGCTCATATAATTGTATGGACAAGTGGAGCAGCAGGATTTAATAATCCAATAGTTCCTGTAATCAGAGTAAGTGGAAATTCAGAACTTATAAATGATGATATAGATGTAAATGTATCAGGAATTATGAGTGGTGAAATAGGTGTAGATGAAGGTGGAAAACTTATAGTAGAAAAAATAGCTAAAGTTGCTAACGGAGAAAAAACAAATTTAGAAGATATTGGAAGTTCTACCTTAACTCTTTATCAAAAAGACCAAAGAGTAGAAAATTTAGTAGGATTAAAATGTGTTAGATAAAAGAAATCCTCTATGATAATAATTTTTATCATAGGGGACTTTTTTTGTTTTATCTAGATATTCATTTTTATAAAAAATAGGAATATAATCCTATTTTTAAATAAAAATATATTTTTTTAGGATTATATTCCTATAAATTATTGAAAAAAACTTAAAATAGTAGTATAATCTTATTAGGGAGGGATAATATGAAAAATATTGAAAGAAAAGAATATTTAGATTTTTTAATAAGATTAAAAGATAAACAAATAATAAAAGTAATTTCAGGAGTAAGAAGATGTGGAAAATCTACTTTATTTGAACTTTATCGTAATTATCTTTTAGAAAATGGAGTTCTTCCCAAACAGATAATATCTATAAATTTTGAAGATTTAGATTTTGAAGAATATACAGATTATAAAAAACTTTATTCTTACATAAAGGAAAGTCTTATAGAAGATAAGAAAAATTATATTTTTCTTGATGAAATACAACATGTAGAACATTTTGAAAAAGCTGTAGACAGTTTATTTATAAAATCCAATACAGATATTTATATAACAGGTTCAAATGCTTATTTTATGTCTGGAGAATTAGCAACAGTTTTAACAGGGAGATATGTGGAACTTAAAATGTTACCATTATCTTTCAAAGAATTCTGTGAAGGATTAGAAAATTTTAATCTACCTCCAATGACTATATTACAAAAATATAATAAGTATTTAGTAGAAAGCTCTTTTCCTTATACTTTAGAACTTGAAGGGAATAAAAAAAATATAAGGGAATACTTAGAAGGGATATATAATTCTATTATATTAAAAGATGTTATAACAAGAATGAAAGTAGGAAATCCTTTATTATTAGAAAGTGTTGTAAAGTTTTTATTTGGAAATATTGGAAGCTTTCTTTCATCAAATAAAATTGCAAATACTTTAACATCTCTAGGAAGAAAAATAGATTATAAAACTATTGAAAAATATATAAAAGGTTTAACAGACAGTTTAATTCTATATGAAGTAAAAAGATATGATATAAGAGGAAAACAACTTTTAGCAAATCTATCTAAATATTATGTTGTAGATATTGGTTTAAGACAACTTCTTTTAACAAATAAATCTTCTGATATGGGGCATATCTTAGAAAATATTGTGTACTTAGAACTTATAAGAAGAGGTTATGAAGTTTATGTAGGACAACTTAAAGATAAAGAAGTGGATTTTGTAGCTATAAATCATGAAGAAATAAATTATTATCAAGTTTCTCTTACTGTTTTAGATGAAAATACTTTAGCAAGAGAATTAAGACCTCTTCAAGAGATAGCAGATAATCATGCTAAATATTTAATAACTTTAGATGAAATTTTACCAAACTCTAATTATGATGGAATTAAAAGAGTAAATGCTATAGAGTGGCTTTTAAAAGAATAGAAGTTTTTATTTGATAAAAATATTAAATAAATCCAAAAACATAAAATAGTTTATAAAAGTATTAAAAAGATAAATAAAAAAAGTGAAGATTTTATTCTTCACTTTTTTTATTTTTTATATCCATCCTAAAACTTTCAAAATTCTATTGATTTCATATTTATATGAAAAATATTTTTAATAGTAAAAAAGTACAATAAAATTTGTACTTTTTCTAAGGTAGTTAAAATTTATAACTAGTAGATATTTATTTAGATTAATATTCAACTCTCCACATATATCTTCTTTTATCCATTGAATGATTTCTAATTTCAGCCATTTGAGAAACATAATAACGTTCAATAGGGATCATAACAACAGGGTTAAAGAATTCAGAAACTTTAGAATTAATTCTTCCTTTGTTTAATTCTTTAAAATCAATTACAATGTAATTTTCAGCATAAGTTTTTAAGAATTTTAAACATCTTTCATCTAAAGCTCTAGTTCTTCCTTCACTCATTAAAAGTACCATAGAAAGTTTTTTATCTGTTGTTTCAAAAGGTCCATGGAAATATTCACCTGTATGAAGACAAACAGCATGTTTCCATTGCATTTCCATTAAATGACAACAACACATTGAATAAGCAACACCATAGTTTGGTCCAGAAGCAAGAACATAAAATAATTCTTCATCTTTATTTTTTTCAGCCCATTTTTTAGCTGTTTCTAATACATTTTTCTTTCCTTCAGATATTATCTCATCTATATAACTATATGCATTCATAGCTTCTTCATAATTTTCATAATTTTCAAATTGTTTTAAAATTTCAAATCCTACTCTTAGCACATTAGATTGATTAGATTGACTATATATTTGATTATCTCCATTAGAATAAGTTACCACATATTGTCCAGTTTTAGCCATTAAAGTTTCATTATTTCCTGTCATTGCAATAGTTAAAGCTCCTTTACTATTAGCTACTTTCACAGCTTCTACAGTTTCAGGAGTAGCTTTTAATGAACAAATAATAGCTATACATCTTTCATCTAATTCCTTTGGTGTAGCATAAACAAATTCATTACTTGTATAAGTTGTAGCTCCAAATGTTTTTGCTTCGCTTTGTAAAAGATATAATCCAGGAAAGATTGCTGCTTTAGATCCTCCACATGCTACAAAGTAAACATGTTTTAATCCTCCCTTTTTTTCTAATTTTTCTTTAATTTCATTTACAATATTTTTGATATTTTCTACCATTTTTACACTCCTATTTTATTTTAATTTTAATTATTATTCTGAAATTTCTTTACCATAACCAAAGGCACCATATATTTTACAAGTTTTAGAAGCAAATTCAGCTCCTTTTTCCATAGCTATTTTTAAATTTTTTAAGAAAAATTCTCTATCATTTTTCATTTTTTTAGAATTAATCTCATAAGCTTCTGTTAAATGAAGAAGAAAAGCTGTAGCAAAAGAGTCACCAGCACCTAAAGTATCTACTGCTTCTACTAATTTAGGTGGTTGTAAAAAGAAATCTTTCCCATCATATATAAAAGCGCCTAAACTTCCTCTAGTAGCAACTATTATTTTACAACCTAAAGAATGAATTTTTCTACAAATATTTTTTACTTCTTCTTCTGGTAAGTTTCCACAAGATAAAAATCCATAAGTTAGATATTTTGAAACTCTTTTTAGTCTCTCTTCATCTTTCCATTGTAGAGAAAAATCATAAGATATTGGAATTCCTAAATCATAGATTTTATATAATTGGTCATCAAAATAACTATTATTACTAGTATGGATAAGAGAGAAATCTTTTATATATTCTAAATCTTTTTCATCTAAAATAATTGGATTTTCTCTCAAAACGCCACCTTTGTTACTTCCTAAAAATACTCTATCTCCATTGACTAAATTAACTTTAGCATAACCATTCTCTCCAGGAATAATTCTACATTTTTTATAATCAATTTTTAATTTGTTTAAAGTATTTTGTATATGTTTAGCAACTTCATCAGTACCAAATACTCCTATGTATGCAGAATCTTTACCTAGAAGTTTTGCATAAACAGAAAAGTTTAATGTTTGACCTCCAGGAAACATCTGTTTTAGATGTAGGTATTTATCACAAACATTATCACCAATTCCTAAAACTTTCATTATAAACCTCCTCTTGATATATCATTATATATCATTATATAACATTATATTACTCTTTTTTTTTCATTTTGTCAATGTTTTTTTAATTATTTGTTTATTTTTTTTTATACATGATATATAATATATTCAATAAATAAAATTTTATAAGGAGGAAACTAATTTATATTAGTTTTATGGAAAAATGAGTAAATTAAAAGTAGATGATATGACTCCCCTATATATACAATTAATGAATGACTTAGAAGAAAAAATAAAAAATAAAGTTTTTCAACCAGGTGAAAAATTAAAAACAGAAACGGAGATAGCAAAAGAGTATGGTGTTAGTCTAATAACAGTAAGAAATGCAGTTACAAATCTTATAAAAAAAGGATTAGTTGTTAGAAAACAAGGAAAAGGAACCTTTGTAACTCAGCCAAAATTTACTAAAAATATAAAAAGTTTACAAGGATTTAGTGACATGTGTAAACAAATTGGAGTTATTCCTGGAGCAAAAACATTAGAAAATAATCTTATTTATCCAGAGGAAAAAATTTCTAAAAAACTTAAACTTTCATCAGATGAGCAAGTTATATACATTTCAAGACTTAGATATGCAGATAACGAACCAGTAGTTATTGAAAAAAATTATTTTCCTTCAAAATTTATATCACTTTTAACAGAAAATTTAAATGATAATTCTTTATTTCATATTTTAAAGGAAAAATTAAATGTGGAAGTTTCAAGTTCTATAAAAAAAATAGAACTTTGCAAAGCAACTAAAGAGGAAGCAGAGCTCTTAAATATAAAGAAAAATTCTCCATTAATTCTTATAAAAAGTTTAGCATTAGACTCAAAAGAAGAACCAATGTATATAGGTATTCAAATCATTAATGGAGAAAGATTTTCTTTTTATATTCAAGAAGGAAGTAAAAAATAAAATAGTGAATGTTATTGGCAGCTTTAAAATGTTTTAAAGCTGCCTTTTTTTTATATTTTATGGGCAATATATTTGTTAATAAATAATTTTTTTTAAAAAAATATTGACAAAAGATTATATTATGTTATATCATGTATTATAATGTTATATAATGATATTGAAGAATAGGAGGTTTTGATGAAAGCAAATATTTATAACTATGAAGGGGAAGGAATAAAATGTATTTATGATAATAGGAAATGGGTTGTTTGTTTAAAAAATTGGAAGCCTAATAATGATATTACAGAAATTAAATATTTAGAAGTACATCATGAAACAGATGAACAATTTATACTTTTAAATGGAAAAGCAATATTATTGGCTGCAACAAGAGAAAATGAAAAATTTAATATGGATATAATTCCTATGGAACCTTTTAAAGTATATAACATACCTCAAGGAATATGGTTTAATACAGTTACTCAAAAAGATACTAAACTTGTTTATATTCAAGATGCAGGAACAACTTCTGAAAATAGTGAATATTGTAATATGTCAAAAGAAGAATTAGAAAACTTAAAAAAAGAAGTAAATAAATATTTTAAATAAATAAGGAGGAAATTATGGAATTTAATGTATATTCATTATTACTAGATTTAATGTGGGCAAGTATATTTTTATTTATAGCAAAATTATTAAGAGAAAAAATAAAATTATTACAAAGTCTTTTTATTCCTGTAAGTTTATTAGCAGGATTTATAGGTTTAGCAATGGGACAAAATGGTTTTGGTATAATAAAATATTCTTCAGGTTTTGGTTCTTATTCAGGATTATTAATAATAGCTGTATTTGTTTCAATTGGGCTTAGAGGATTTAATTTTTCAAAAGGAGGATGGAAAACAAATTTTGATAGAATAGGAAGTTATTATTGTCAACGTAATATAGGTTGGGCTTTTCAATATGCGGTTCCTATAGTTTTTTCAATGATAATATTAAAAAAAATAGTTCCTGAATTAAATCCAGCATTTGGAATGTTAATTCCAGCAGGCTTTCAAGGAGGACATGGAACAGCAGCAGCTTTAGGGCAAACTTTGGGAAGTCTTGGATGGGCAGATGCTACAGATTTAGGAATGACTTCTGCAACAGTTGGAATTTTAACGGGAATATTTGGAGGAATTGCTTTAATAAAGATTGGAACAAGAAAGGGGTATACAAAATTTGTAAAAGATTTTAGTAAACTTCCAGAAGATATGAGAACAGGTCGTATCAGTAAAGAAAATCGTTCACCAATGGGATATGAAACAGTTTCTCCTATGGCAATAGACCCATTAGCTTGGCATTTACTATTAGTAATTATTCCTACAGGAATAGGATATATTTTAACAAATTATATACAAAATATTACAGGATTAGGAGTTCCAAGTTTTTCTGTTGGATTCTTAGTAGCTATATTCTTTTCAATCTTCTTAAGAGGAATAAAAGCAAATGAATATATAGATAATCATATAATTTCTCGTATAGGAAGTTGTTGTACAGATTTTTTAGTATTCTTTGGTGTTGCATCTATAAAAATACCAGTTATAATAGAATATGCACTTCCATTTGGATTATTAATGTTATTTGGAATTATTTGGGTTGTTTTCCATTTTACATTTATAGCACCTCGTTTATTAGGGCAAGAATGGTTTGAAAGAGGAATTTATGTTTATGGATATTCAACAGGAGTAACAGCAATTGGAATGGCATTACTTCGTATAGTTGATCCAGAAAATAAAAGTTGTACCCTTGATGATGCTGCAATTATAACACCTATTGAGGCAGTAATTGAGATAGTAGCATTAGCAGTAGTACCTGTTGCTTGTGTTCAAGGAAATTGGATAGCAGCTATAACACCTATATTAATATACTTAATAGCATTAATTATTATACCAATAATATTTAAATGGTGGCATAAACATCCTAAAGGATTGTCTCCAGAAGATTTATAAATAAAAAATAATATATTAGAATAAAAAAAAGGACTGTTATCAGTCCTTTTTTCTATATCCATCCTAAAACTTTTAACCCATTTTTCTCACAAGTAATTTTTATAGGAAAATGAGGTCCAGGTTCTCCGTCAATATCAGTAGTATAATCCTCTCTATTTTTAACATCTATTTCTATTTCGTCAGTTTTAAAATGTATAATTCCCTTTGGATAAGAGGTATTATTTTTTGTCATTAAATGAGGAAGAATATATAATTTTTCTAAGAAATTTTCCTTTGGAATAATAATTACATCAAGAAAACCGTCATCAACAGTAGAATCATGAGCCACTTGAAAATTTCCAGCAGTTCTACCATTAAAAACAAAGAAAAGAATAGAACTTCCATTAAAAGAGTATTCTTTTGATTTTACAGATAAATCTAACATTTTAAATTTTGGTAATTCCTTTATTCCTGTAAAATAATAAGCTAATTTTCCAAAAGTATTTTTATATTCAGTAGGAGTTTTTTGAGAAACATCTGTAAAAAGTCCAGAACTAAAAATATTTACAAAATATTTTCCATTGGCTTTTCCTAAATCTACAGTAGAAACTTCACTATTTAATATCATATCAATGGAATATCTTATACTTTGTGGCATACCGATTAAATGAGCAAAATCATTAGCTGTACCAGCTGGAATTACTCCTATTGGTAAATCTATATTTTTTCTTTTCATAATATTTACAACTTCGTTTACAGTTCCATCTCCACCAGAAATTAAAATATGATGAAAACTTTCATCAATATCTTCAAAAACATTTTCTAAATCAGAATCGAAACTGATTCTATAAGGGATTATAGTATAACCTTTTTTTTGATAAGAATAAATAATATAGTCTAGGTATTTAACAATTTCCTTTTCTCCAGAAAAAGGATTGTATAAAAACTTAACTTTTTTCATATATCCTCCTAAGTTGTCACTAATAAGATAAGTAAATTTTTAATGATAAATTTTATTTTACAACATAGAAAATAATTTTAATATATTAGATTATAACATCTTTAAAGAAAAAATAGAATATATAATTAATAATTCTCTTGTACAGATAAAATACAAAAAATAAAAACATTTGTTTTTCTTAAAAAAACACTTTTCTTTTTTTTTGAAATATGATAAGATAGAAAAATCAAAATTAAAGGGCCTATGGCTTAAGATAAAATGGAGGACACAAATGATAAAATTAGAAAAACTTTATGAAACTGACAGAGAAATATTTGAAGCAATTGAATTAGAAAGAAAGAGACAAAATGAAGGAATTGAATTAATTGCCTCTGAAAACTTCGTGTCCCAATCCGTTTTAGAAGCTGCAGGTAGTATAATGACAAATAAATATGCTGAAGGATATCCAGATAAAAGATATTATGGTGGATGTATTTATGTAGATGTAGCTGAAAAATTAGCAATTGAAAGAGCAAAAAAATTATTTAATGTAAATTATGTAAATGTTCAACCTCATTCAGGTTCACAAGCTAATATGGGAGTTTATAAAGCTTTAATAAATATTGGAGATACAATTTTAGGAATGAGATTAGACCATGGAGGACATTTAACTCATGGAAAAAATGTAAACTTTTCTGGAAGAGATTATAATGTATATTCTTACAGTGTATCAAAAGAAACTGAATTAATAGATTATGATGAAGTTGAAAGAATTGCTATGGAAGTTAAACCAAAATTAATAGTAGCTGGAGCTAGTGCTTATGCAAGAGTTATAGATTTTAAAAGATTTAGAGAAATTGCTGATAAAGTAGGAGCTTATTTAATGGTGGATATGGCTCATATAGCTGGACTTGTAGCTACTGGAGAACATCCAAGCCCAATTCCTTATGCTGATGTTGTTACAACAACTACTCACAAAACTTTAAGAGGACCTCGTGGGGGAGTTATAATGACAAACAATGAGGAAGTTGCTAAGAAAATAAATAAAACTATTTTCCCTGGAATTCAAGGGGGACCATTAATGCATATAATTGCAGCTAAGGCTGTAGCATTTAAAGAAGCTTTAGAGCCAAGCTTTAAAGAATATCAACATCAAGTTGTAAAAAATGCAAAAGTTTTAGCAAAAGTTCTTGAAGAGGGAGGACTTAGAATAGTCAGTGGTGGTACTGATAACCATATGGTATTAATAGATGTAAAAGCTAACAAAGGATTAACAGGAGCACAAGTTGAAAAAGCTCTAGAAATAGCAGGAATTACTGTAAATAAAAATGGAATTCCTTATGATACAGAAAAACCAATGGTAACAAGTGGAATAAGAATAGGTTCTCCAGCTATAACAACTAGAGGAATGAAAGAAAAAGAGATGGAGCAAATTGCAAAATTTATATTAGAAGTTGTTGATAATATAGATAATATAGAAAAACTTCAAGAAATAAGAGAGGAAGTAAAAGCTCTTTGTTTAAAATTTCCTCTATATGAATAATGTTTCTAAATTTTAATAAAGATTATATAAGACAAAAGAGAAAGAAGCACAGGCTTCTTTTTCTTTTTATTATATAGGAAATTATAAATTTTTTAATAGAAAGCTAGAAAGTAAAATATCTTGAAAATAGAAAAAATTAAGAAATTAAGATTAAAAAAATTTTAATAACAAAAAAACTGAGCAAAACTTTTTTAATGTTACTCAGCTTTTTTATAGAATATATTTTTATTAAATATTTACTTTAAAAATTTTATTTATCTCATATCCTAAAAATTCTTGAGCTTTCTTTTGGAAAATATCCTTATCTCCACTTACATAAAATTCAATTTTTCCCTTTTCATTTTTAGAATTAAGAAGATTATGATTTTTTAAAGTCCTAAATACTTCTCTAGCACACTCTTCTCCTGGGTCTAAAATATCCCCTTCAAAAATATCTTTGATATCATTTAGGATAAGAGGATAATGAGTACAAGCTAAAAGTAAAGCTTCAGCTGATTTAGGAATACGTGTTATATAATCAGCTAATATAACTCTTCTGTCAGAAAAATTTTCCCAACCTTTTTCTATCATAGGACAAAGTTTTTCACAACCAACAGAATACGTTTTTAAATTTTCATCTCTCTCTTTAATTTTTTTAGGATATTCCCCACTATTAATAGTAAAAGGAGTACCAATTATTCCTATTTCTTTATAAGTGTTATTAGGAATAGAATCTATAGCAGAATTAATTATTCCTACAATAGGAATTGGAGAAATTTTATGTAAATATTCGTAAGCAGCTATTGAAGCTGTGTTACAAGCTATAACTATTAATTTACAACCATTTGTAAATAAAAATCTCACTATTCTCTCACAAAGAATTTGGATTTCCTCCTGTGTTTTTTCCCCATAGGGAACATTTTTAGTATCTCCAAAGTATATAATATTTTCATTAGGTAAAAGTTTAGAAATCTCTCTTAGGACAGTAATTCCACCAAGTCCAGAATCAAAGACTCCTATATTGTAATCTTTATTCATTTATATATCCTCACTAAAATATTTCATAAATTAAACCCATATTAATTATAATGTATATTATATAATGTTAGGAAAAAAATATCAACTTATATTAGAAAAAAATCTAGTAAAAATATTAAAAATTGAAAATAGATATAAAAAATGATAAGATATATAATAAGAAGAGAAATGGAGGTAACAATTTATGAATATAAAAAGATTTTATACTGGTGGGTTTATGACAAACAGCTATCTTCTATGGGATGAAAATAATGAAGCATATTTATTTGATTGTGAAGGAGAAAGAATAGATAAAATTATAGATTTTATAGATGAAAAAAATTTAGAATTAAAATATATTATCTTAACTCATGGACATTCTGACCACATTTGTGGATTAAATGCTGTAAAAGAAGTTTATCCAGAAGCCAAAGTGTTTATAGGTGATGAGGATGCAGAATTTTTAGTAGACCCATCTAAGAGTCATTCAAACTATATTTTTGGAATAAATTTTATATACAAAGGTTCTTTTAAAAGAATTAAAGATGGAGATGTTATAGGAAAATTTTTAGTTATTGACACCCCAGGTCATACTAGAGGTTCTAAATGTTTCTTTGATAAGGAAAGCAAAATTTTAATATCTGGAGATACAATGTTTAGAAGAAGTTTTGGAAGATATGATTTTCCAGAAAGTAGTGGAGAACAACTGTTTAATAGTTTAAGAAGACTTTGTAAATTACCAAGTGAAACAGTGGTGTATAGTGGACATACTGAAAGTACCACTATTGGAGAAGAGAGAATATTTTTAACATCACTGGGAATAATTTAAAGGAGGTTATTGATGAAAAATTATGATTTAGTTGTAGTTGGTGGAGGTCCAGCAGGACTTACAGCAGCAATTTATGGTGGAAGAAGTAACTTATCAGTTTTAGTAATAGAGAAAAGAGATGTAGGAAGTTTGGCTATGGCTCACTCAATAGAAAATTATCC
This genomic interval carries:
- a CDS encoding UxaA family hydrolase; this encodes MEFLGYRREDGQVGIRNKILIISVDECCDGIARKIGDASENTVILTNWYTCMLGGNEETFNQMVAVGKSPNVAGVLVLAMGCGSIPPESIVNPIEATGKKVKYLVCQKEGGTRKTIEKGKEIVKEMDNYIKNLVPEKFPLSKLIVGVKCGGSDTSSGIASNPSVGKMVDTLVEMGGTCIGGELFELIGCEKILTKRAVNDKVKEKILTLIDNEKKRWSVEGTDLETMSIGNSVGGLTTIEEKSLGALHKMGHKPIEDVLQINKDFIDRPTKPGFYLSEVTMLCGGAGVNYAALGAHIIVWTSGAAGFNNPIVPVIRVSGNSELINDDIDVNVSGIMSGEIGVDEGGKLIVEKIAKVANGEKTNLEDIGSSTLTLYQKDQRVENLVGLKCVR
- a CDS encoding ATP-binding protein, which translates into the protein MKNIERKEYLDFLIRLKDKQIIKVISGVRRCGKSTLFELYRNYLLENGVLPKQIISINFEDLDFEEYTDYKKLYSYIKESLIEDKKNYIFLDEIQHVEHFEKAVDSLFIKSNTDIYITGSNAYFMSGELATVLTGRYVELKMLPLSFKEFCEGLENFNLPPMTILQKYNKYLVESSFPYTLELEGNKKNIREYLEGIYNSIILKDVITRMKVGNPLLLESVVKFLFGNIGSFLSSNKIANTLTSLGRKIDYKTIEKYIKGLTDSLILYEVKRYDIRGKQLLANLSKYYVVDIGLRQLLLTNKSSDMGHILENIVYLELIRRGYEVYVGQLKDKEVDFVAINHEEINYYQVSLTVLDENTLARELRPLQEIADNHAKYLITLDEILPNSNYDGIKRVNAIEWLLKE
- a CDS encoding SIS domain-containing protein, which codes for MVENIKNIVNEIKEKLEKKGGLKHVYFVACGGSKAAIFPGLYLLQSEAKTFGATTYTSNEFVYATPKELDERCIAIICSLKATPETVEAVKVANSKGALTIAMTGNNETLMAKTGQYVVTYSNGDNQIYSQSNQSNVLRVGFEILKQFENYENYEEAMNAYSYIDEIISEGKKNVLETAKKWAEKNKDEELFYVLASGPNYGVAYSMCCCHLMEMQWKHAVCLHTGEYFHGPFETTDKKLSMVLLMSEGRTRALDERCLKFLKTYAENYIVIDFKELNKGRINSKVSEFFNPVVMIPIERYYVSQMAEIRNHSMDKRRYMWRVEY
- a CDS encoding fructoselysine 6-kinase, whose amino-acid sequence is MKVLGIGDNVCDKYLHLKQMFPGGQTLNFSVYAKLLGKDSAYIGVFGTDEVAKHIQNTLNKLKIDYKKCRIIPGENGYAKVNLVNGDRVFLGSNKGGVLRENPIILDEKDLEYIKDFSLIHTSNNSYFDDQLYKIYDLGIPISYDFSLQWKDEERLKRVSKYLTYGFLSCGNLPEEEVKNICRKIHSLGCKIIVATRGSLGAFIYDGKDFFLQPPKLVEAVDTLGAGDSFATAFLLHLTEAYEINSKKMKNDREFFLKNLKIAMEKGAEFASKTCKIYGAFGYGKEISE
- a CDS encoding GntR family transcriptional regulator, with product MSKLKVDDMTPLYIQLMNDLEEKIKNKVFQPGEKLKTETEIAKEYGVSLITVRNAVTNLIKKGLVVRKQGKGTFVTQPKFTKNIKSLQGFSDMCKQIGVIPGAKTLENNLIYPEEKISKKLKLSSDEQVIYISRLRYADNEPVVIEKNYFPSKFISLLTENLNDNSLFHILKEKLNVEVSSSIKKIELCKATKEEAELLNIKKNSPLILIKSLALDSKEEPMYIGIQIINGERFSFYIQEGSKK
- a CDS encoding cupin, with product MKANIYNYEGEGIKCIYDNRKWVVCLKNWKPNNDITEIKYLEVHHETDEQFILLNGKAILLAATRENEKFNMDIIPMEPFKVYNIPQGIWFNTVTQKDTKLVYIQDAGTTSENSEYCNMSKEELENLKKEVNKYFK
- a CDS encoding sodium/glutamate symporter, with product MEFNVYSLLLDLMWASIFLFIAKLLREKIKLLQSLFIPVSLLAGFIGLAMGQNGFGIIKYSSGFGSYSGLLIIAVFVSIGLRGFNFSKGGWKTNFDRIGSYYCQRNIGWAFQYAVPIVFSMIILKKIVPELNPAFGMLIPAGFQGGHGTAAALGQTLGSLGWADATDLGMTSATVGILTGIFGGIALIKIGTRKGYTKFVKDFSKLPEDMRTGRISKENRSPMGYETVSPMAIDPLAWHLLLVIIPTGIGYILTNYIQNITGLGVPSFSVGFLVAIFFSIFLRGIKANEYIDNHIISRIGSCCTDFLVFFGVASIKIPVIIEYALPFGLLMLFGIIWVVFHFTFIAPRLLGQEWFERGIYVYGYSTGVTAIGMALLRIVDPENKSCTLDDAAIITPIEAVIEIVALAVVPVACVQGNWIAAITPILIYLIALIIIPIIFKWWHKHPKGLSPEDL
- a CDS encoding YegS/Rv2252/BmrU family lipid kinase; this encodes MKKVKFLYNPFSGEKEIVKYLDYIIYSYQKKGYTIIPYRISFDSDLENVFEDIDESFHHILISGGDGTVNEVVNIMKRKNIDLPIGVIPAGTANDFAHLIGMPQSIRYSIDMILNSEVSTVDLGKANGKYFVNIFSSGLFTDVSQKTPTEYKNTFGKLAYYFTGIKELPKFKMLDLSVKSKEYSFNGSSILFFVFNGRTAGNFQVAHDSTVDDGFLDVIIIPKENFLEKLYILPHLMTKNNTSYPKGIIHFKTDEIEIDVKNREDYTTDIDGEPGPHFPIKITCEKNGLKVLGWI
- the glyA gene encoding serine hydroxymethyltransferase produces the protein MIKLEKLYETDREIFEAIELERKRQNEGIELIASENFVSQSVLEAAGSIMTNKYAEGYPDKRYYGGCIYVDVAEKLAIERAKKLFNVNYVNVQPHSGSQANMGVYKALINIGDTILGMRLDHGGHLTHGKNVNFSGRDYNVYSYSVSKETELIDYDEVERIAMEVKPKLIVAGASAYARVIDFKRFREIADKVGAYLMVDMAHIAGLVATGEHPSPIPYADVVTTTTHKTLRGPRGGVIMTNNEEVAKKINKTIFPGIQGGPLMHIIAAKAVAFKEALEPSFKEYQHQVVKNAKVLAKVLEEGGLRIVSGGTDNHMVLIDVKANKGLTGAQVEKALEIAGITVNKNGIPYDTEKPMVTSGIRIGSPAITTRGMKEKEMEQIAKFILEVVDNIDNIEKLQEIREEVKALCLKFPLYE
- the murI gene encoding glutamate racemase, whose protein sequence is MNKDYNIGVFDSGLGGITVLREISKLLPNENIIYFGDTKNVPYGEKTQEEIQILCERIVRFLFTNGCKLIVIACNTASIAAYEYLHKISPIPIVGIINSAIDSIPNNTYKEIGIIGTPFTINSGEYPKKIKERDENLKTYSVGCEKLCPMIEKGWENFSDRRVILADYITRIPKSAEALLLACTHYPLILNDIKDIFEGDILDPGEECAREVFRTLKNHNLLNSKNEKGKIEFYVSGDKDIFQKKAQEFLGYEINKIFKVNI
- a CDS encoding MBL fold metallo-hydrolase, whose translation is MNIKRFYTGGFMTNSYLLWDENNEAYLFDCEGERIDKIIDFIDEKNLELKYIILTHGHSDHICGLNAVKEVYPEAKVFIGDEDAEFLVDPSKSHSNYIFGINFIYKGSFKRIKDGDVIGKFLVIDTPGHTRGSKCFFDKESKILISGDTMFRRSFGRYDFPESSGEQLFNSLRRLCKLPSETVVYSGHTESTTIGEERIFLTSLGII